A part of Rhinoderma darwinii isolate aRhiDar2 chromosome 1, aRhiDar2.hap1, whole genome shotgun sequence genomic DNA contains:
- the RFC1 gene encoding replication factor C subunit 1 isoform X2: MSEDIRKFFGVTPVAKKSANEKDKKENPKSTHGAATLKKSKDNKLKSPGSDDELKRKQQSNKKKRIIYDSDSEEDTPPVKKSKKPKEISPPITKPLKVKKPDPVDYVSDTDEEDFSFLKKPKKPPKNGTAVVSPPVTANKTQVPAKVKTPEKRVCTSVIDFFGMDNVKRSNKKLVGTKKEPHRSTDNPMMVDEAIAKQLQLAEDEELERQLHEDEEFAKTLAMIDDVPKDKAQRNEEKKTSPVSKKSQARAEKPSARTKSQTDTSTAVKKEKESQEETKKTSRPQSESSSSTKGKFSPVESSSKLALMKRKDEVQHKEVEISSPVTKTKVISPKKEMITPVKASKKSESSPEDSEKKRGNYTAYRNYLNREGPKALGSKEVPQGADNCLEGLTFVITGVLESIERDEAKSLVERYGGKVTGNVSKKTHYLLMGRDAGESKREKAEGFGTKIIDEDGLFDLLRSLPGKKSKYVIAAEAEMKTKVKAEKTPEKVAKKPSPVKRTLTPEKKESPRAKKLASEEKTSDEWKKTSIKQEDKPSSVKSLDLPPVNGKTDCLLWVDKYKPTSVKAIIGQQGEQSCANKLIRWLRDWYKNHSTDEKKPAVKYNKFGGKDDASSFKAALLSGPPGIGKTTTAVLVCEELEYSYVELNASDTRSKNSMKQVVAESLNNTSIKGFYSGTSKFVNSKHVVIMDEVDGMAGNEDRGGVQELIALIKGSKIPIICMCNDRNHPKIRSLSNYCFDLRFPRPRLEQIKGAMMSVAFREGLKIPPPAMNEVILGANQDIRQVLHNLSMWCASSRALTYDDAKSSAKNAKKDIKMGPFDVVRKVFVGGEETAHMTLIEKSDLFFHDYSLAPLFVQENYLHVKPAAAGGNMKKHLLLLSKTADSICDGDLVDRAIRSKQVWSLLPTQAIYASVIPGELMRGYMSQFPSFPSWLGKYSSTGKHDRITQELAMHTSLRTRTSKYALNLDYLPYMRDKLVQPLTLHGTDGVQEVVDLMDTYYLMKEDYDNIMEICSWGGKPTSFSKLDPKVKAAFTRGYNKETHRTPYSLQIVKASKKDPASALQSEYGEEANVEDAQTEENKDDVAGDAMIKAKKAKSTKSSKSSKVEKGGDKKPSKAKTKKAK; the protein is encoded by the exons ATGAGGAAGACTTTAGTTTTTTGAAAAAGCccaagaaacccccaaaaaatggaactgCTGTTGTTTCTCCTCCTGTAACTGCTAACAAAACCCAGGTACCAGCCAAGGttaaaacgccagaaaaacgGGTCTGTACATCAGTGATAGATTTCTTTGGAATGGACAACGTTAAGCGATCTAACAAGAAGCTTGTGGGAACCAAGAAAGAA CCCCATAGAAGTACAGATAACCCTATGATGGTTGATGAAGCTATTGCTAAACAGCTGCAACTTGCTGAGGATGAAGAA TTGGAAAGACAGCTCCACGAAGATGAAGAAtttgctaagacactggccatgaTCGATGATGTACCTAAAGATAAG GCACAGAGAAACGAAGAAAAGAAGACCTCTCCAGTATCTAAAAAAAGCCAGGCAAGAGCTGAAAAACCTTCAG CCAGGACAAAGAGCCAGACCGATACATCAACAGCAGTTAAGAAGGAAAAGGAAAGCCAAGAGGAGACCAAAAAGACTTCACGTCCACAGTCTGAAAGTTCATCTTCAACCAAAGGAAAGTTTTCTCCAGTCGAGAGCAGCTCCAAGCTAGCTCTGATGAAAAGGAAGGATGAAGTTCAACACAAAGAGGTTGAGATATCCAGTCCGGTTACTAAAACCAAGGTCATATCTCCAAAGAAGGAAATGATCACACCTGTAAAAGCATCTAAAAAATCAGAG TCCAGTCCTGAAGACTCTGAGAAGAAGCGTGGTAATTATACTGCTTATAGGAATTACCTGAATAGAGAAGGCCCTAAAGCTCTTGGATCCAAGGaggttccccag GGGGCAGATAACTGCTTAGAGGGCCTGACGTTTGTCATCACTGGGGTCTTGGAGTCCATAGAGCGAGACGAGGCCAAATCATTAGTGGAACGCTATGGGGGCAAAGTAACTGGAAATGTCAGTAAGAAGACCCACTACCTCCTCATGGGCCGTGATGCCGGAGAGTCCAAACGGGAGAAG GCAGAAGGTTTTGGAACAAAGATTATTGATGAGGATGGTCTGTTTGATTTACTTCGCTCTTTACCAGGAAAGAAATCAAAGTACGTTATAGCAGCAGAAGCGGAG ATGAAAACCAAAGTTAAAGCCGAAAAGACCCCGGAGAAGGTCGCCAAAAAGCCTAGCCCAGTAAAGAGGACGCTAACTCCGGAGAAGAAAGAGTCACCAAGAGCAAAGAAACTAGCGAGCGAGgagaagacaagtgatgaatggaAGAAGACGAGCATAAAACAGGAGGACAAGCCTAGCTCTGTTAAATCATTGGACTTACCGCCAGTCAATggcaagacagactgtttactttGGGTAGATAAATACAAGCCAACTTCTGTAAAGGCAATCATCGGACAGCAGGGAGAACAGAGCTGTGCCAACAAACTTATCAGGTGGCTGAGGGACTGGTACAAGAATCACTCTACTGATGAAAAGAAACCTGCTG TAAAATATAACAAATTCGGGGGcaaggatgatgcttcatcctttAAAGCTGCCCTGCTGTCAGGACCACCAGGTATTGGCAAAACCACAACAGCTGTATTGGTGTGCGAG GAACTGGAATACAGTTATGTGGAGTTAAATGCTAGCGACACTCGCAGCAAAAACAGCATGAAGCAAGTGGTAGCAGAGTCCTTGAATAACACCAGCATTAAAGGGTTTTATTCAG GGACCAGCAAGTTTGTAAACTCTAAACATGTTGTGATCATGGATGAAGTGGATGGGATGGCAGGAAACGAAGACCGCGGAGGAGTACAG gAGCTGATTGCTCTCATTAAAGGGTCAAAGATTCCCATCATCTGCATGTGCAATGACCGGAATCATCCTAAAATCCGATCACTATCCAATTACTGTTTTGACCTCCGCTTCCCGAGGCCAAGACTAGAACAGATCAAG GGTGCCATGATGTCTGTGGCATTTAGGGAGGGCTTAAAGATTCCCCCACCAGCTATGAACGAAGTAATTCTTGGGGCAAACCAGGATATTCGGCAG GTACTGCACAATCTGAGTATGTGGTGCGCGAGCAGCAGAGCCTTGACTTATGATGACGCGAAGAGTAGTGCCAAGAATGCCAAAAAGGACATAAAAATG GGTCCCTTCGATGTTGTGCGCAAGGTGTTTGTTGGTGGTGAAGAAACGGCTCACATGACGCTGATAGAGAAGTCGGACCTATTCTTCCATGACTACTCGTTGGCACCTCTGTTTGTGCAAGAAAATTATCTTCACGTCAAGCCTGCCGCTGCAGG AGGAAACATGAAGAAGCACTTACTGCTCCTGAGCAAGACGGCCGACAGTATATGTGATGGTGATCTGGTAGACAGGGCTATTCGCAGTAAGCAGGTCTGGAGCCTCTTACCGACACAg GCAATTTATGCCAGCGTCATTCCTGGGGAGCTGATGAGGGGGTATATGTCACAGTTTCCAAGCTTTCCTAGTTGGCTGGGAAAATACTCTTCTACAGGGAAACACGACCGTATCACCCAGGAGCTTGCCATGCACACATCTCTGAG AACAAGAACAAGTAAGTACGCTCTTAATTTGGATTACTTGCCATATATGAGGGACAAGTTGGTGCAACCATTGACATTGCATGGGACAGACGGTGTGCAGGAAGTGGTGGATCTTATGGACACTTACTACTTGATGAAGGAAGATTATGATAACATAATGGAGATCTGCAGCTGGGGAGGAAAACCCACCTCCTTTTCTAAACTGGATCCCAAG GTGAAGGCGGCATTCACACGTGGCTACAACAAGGAAACACATCGCACCCCTTATTCTCTGCAAATAGTTAAGGCCTCAAAAAAAGATCCCGCTTCTGCACTACAGTCTGAATATGGTGAAGAGGCGAATGTCGAAGACGCACAGACTGAAGAGAATAAGGATGATGTCGCAGGAGACGCAATGATAAAG GCAAAAAAAGCAAAATCCACAAAGTCCTCAAAGTCTTCCAAGGTGGAAAAAGGTGGAGACAAAAAGCCAAGTAAAGCAAAAACTAAGAAAGCCAAGTGA
- the RFC1 gene encoding replication factor C subunit 1 isoform X3 has product MDIRKFFGVTPVAKKSANEKDKKENPKSTHGAATLKKSKDNKLKSPGSDDELKRKQQSNKKKRIIYDSDSEEDTPPVKKSKKPKEISPPITKPLKVKKPDPVDYVSDTDEEDFSFLKKPKKPPKNGTAVVSPPVTANKTQVPAKVKTPEKRVCTSVIDFFGMDNVKRSNKKLVGTKKEPHRSTDNPMMVDEAIAKQLQLAEDEELERQLHEDEEFAKTLAMIDDVPKDKAQRNEEKKTSPVSKKSQARAEKPSARTKSQTDTSTAVKKEKESQEETKKTSRPQSESSSSTKGKFSPVESSSKLALMKRKDEVQHKEVEISSPVTKTKVISPKKEMITPVKASKKSESSPEDSEKKRGNYTAYRNYLNREGPKALGSKEVPQGADNCLEGLTFVITGVLESIERDEAKSLVERYGGKVTGNVSKKTHYLLMGRDAGESKREKAEGFGTKIIDEDGLFDLLRSLPGKKSKYVIAAEAEMKTKVKAEKTPEKVAKKPSPVKRTLTPEKKESPRAKKLASEEKTSDEWKKTSIKQEDKPSSVKSLDLPPVNGKTDCLLWVDKYKPTSVKAIIGQQGEQSCANKLIRWLRDWYKNHSTDEKKPAVKYNKFGGKDDASSFKAALLSGPPGIGKTTTAVLVCEELEYSYVELNASDTRSKNSMKQVVAESLNNTSIKGFYSGTSKFVNSKHVVIMDEVDGMAGNEDRGGVQELIALIKGSKIPIICMCNDRNHPKIRSLSNYCFDLRFPRPRLEQIKGAMMSVAFREGLKIPPPAMNEVILGANQDIRQVLHNLSMWCASSRALTYDDAKSSAKNAKKDIKMGPFDVVRKVFVGGEETAHMTLIEKSDLFFHDYSLAPLFVQENYLHVKPAAAGGNMKKHLLLLSKTADSICDGDLVDRAIRSKQVWSLLPTQAIYASVIPGELMRGYMSQFPSFPSWLGKYSSTGKHDRITQELAMHTSLRTRTSKYALNLDYLPYMRDKLVQPLTLHGTDGVQEVVDLMDTYYLMKEDYDNIMEICSWGGKPTSFSKLDPKVKAAFTRGYNKETHRTPYSLQIVKASKKDPASALQSEYGEEANVEDAQTEENKDDVAGDAMIKAKKAKSTKSSKSSKVEKGGDKKPSKAKTKKAK; this is encoded by the exons ATGAGGAAGACTTTAGTTTTTTGAAAAAGCccaagaaacccccaaaaaatggaactgCTGTTGTTTCTCCTCCTGTAACTGCTAACAAAACCCAGGTACCAGCCAAGGttaaaacgccagaaaaacgGGTCTGTACATCAGTGATAGATTTCTTTGGAATGGACAACGTTAAGCGATCTAACAAGAAGCTTGTGGGAACCAAGAAAGAA CCCCATAGAAGTACAGATAACCCTATGATGGTTGATGAAGCTATTGCTAAACAGCTGCAACTTGCTGAGGATGAAGAA TTGGAAAGACAGCTCCACGAAGATGAAGAAtttgctaagacactggccatgaTCGATGATGTACCTAAAGATAAG GCACAGAGAAACGAAGAAAAGAAGACCTCTCCAGTATCTAAAAAAAGCCAGGCAAGAGCTGAAAAACCTTCAG CCAGGACAAAGAGCCAGACCGATACATCAACAGCAGTTAAGAAGGAAAAGGAAAGCCAAGAGGAGACCAAAAAGACTTCACGTCCACAGTCTGAAAGTTCATCTTCAACCAAAGGAAAGTTTTCTCCAGTCGAGAGCAGCTCCAAGCTAGCTCTGATGAAAAGGAAGGATGAAGTTCAACACAAAGAGGTTGAGATATCCAGTCCGGTTACTAAAACCAAGGTCATATCTCCAAAGAAGGAAATGATCACACCTGTAAAAGCATCTAAAAAATCAGAG TCCAGTCCTGAAGACTCTGAGAAGAAGCGTGGTAATTATACTGCTTATAGGAATTACCTGAATAGAGAAGGCCCTAAAGCTCTTGGATCCAAGGaggttccccag GGGGCAGATAACTGCTTAGAGGGCCTGACGTTTGTCATCACTGGGGTCTTGGAGTCCATAGAGCGAGACGAGGCCAAATCATTAGTGGAACGCTATGGGGGCAAAGTAACTGGAAATGTCAGTAAGAAGACCCACTACCTCCTCATGGGCCGTGATGCCGGAGAGTCCAAACGGGAGAAG GCAGAAGGTTTTGGAACAAAGATTATTGATGAGGATGGTCTGTTTGATTTACTTCGCTCTTTACCAGGAAAGAAATCAAAGTACGTTATAGCAGCAGAAGCGGAG ATGAAAACCAAAGTTAAAGCCGAAAAGACCCCGGAGAAGGTCGCCAAAAAGCCTAGCCCAGTAAAGAGGACGCTAACTCCGGAGAAGAAAGAGTCACCAAGAGCAAAGAAACTAGCGAGCGAGgagaagacaagtgatgaatggaAGAAGACGAGCATAAAACAGGAGGACAAGCCTAGCTCTGTTAAATCATTGGACTTACCGCCAGTCAATggcaagacagactgtttactttGGGTAGATAAATACAAGCCAACTTCTGTAAAGGCAATCATCGGACAGCAGGGAGAACAGAGCTGTGCCAACAAACTTATCAGGTGGCTGAGGGACTGGTACAAGAATCACTCTACTGATGAAAAGAAACCTGCTG TAAAATATAACAAATTCGGGGGcaaggatgatgcttcatcctttAAAGCTGCCCTGCTGTCAGGACCACCAGGTATTGGCAAAACCACAACAGCTGTATTGGTGTGCGAG GAACTGGAATACAGTTATGTGGAGTTAAATGCTAGCGACACTCGCAGCAAAAACAGCATGAAGCAAGTGGTAGCAGAGTCCTTGAATAACACCAGCATTAAAGGGTTTTATTCAG GGACCAGCAAGTTTGTAAACTCTAAACATGTTGTGATCATGGATGAAGTGGATGGGATGGCAGGAAACGAAGACCGCGGAGGAGTACAG gAGCTGATTGCTCTCATTAAAGGGTCAAAGATTCCCATCATCTGCATGTGCAATGACCGGAATCATCCTAAAATCCGATCACTATCCAATTACTGTTTTGACCTCCGCTTCCCGAGGCCAAGACTAGAACAGATCAAG GGTGCCATGATGTCTGTGGCATTTAGGGAGGGCTTAAAGATTCCCCCACCAGCTATGAACGAAGTAATTCTTGGGGCAAACCAGGATATTCGGCAG GTACTGCACAATCTGAGTATGTGGTGCGCGAGCAGCAGAGCCTTGACTTATGATGACGCGAAGAGTAGTGCCAAGAATGCCAAAAAGGACATAAAAATG GGTCCCTTCGATGTTGTGCGCAAGGTGTTTGTTGGTGGTGAAGAAACGGCTCACATGACGCTGATAGAGAAGTCGGACCTATTCTTCCATGACTACTCGTTGGCACCTCTGTTTGTGCAAGAAAATTATCTTCACGTCAAGCCTGCCGCTGCAGG AGGAAACATGAAGAAGCACTTACTGCTCCTGAGCAAGACGGCCGACAGTATATGTGATGGTGATCTGGTAGACAGGGCTATTCGCAGTAAGCAGGTCTGGAGCCTCTTACCGACACAg GCAATTTATGCCAGCGTCATTCCTGGGGAGCTGATGAGGGGGTATATGTCACAGTTTCCAAGCTTTCCTAGTTGGCTGGGAAAATACTCTTCTACAGGGAAACACGACCGTATCACCCAGGAGCTTGCCATGCACACATCTCTGAG AACAAGAACAAGTAAGTACGCTCTTAATTTGGATTACTTGCCATATATGAGGGACAAGTTGGTGCAACCATTGACATTGCATGGGACAGACGGTGTGCAGGAAGTGGTGGATCTTATGGACACTTACTACTTGATGAAGGAAGATTATGATAACATAATGGAGATCTGCAGCTGGGGAGGAAAACCCACCTCCTTTTCTAAACTGGATCCCAAG GTGAAGGCGGCATTCACACGTGGCTACAACAAGGAAACACATCGCACCCCTTATTCTCTGCAAATAGTTAAGGCCTCAAAAAAAGATCCCGCTTCTGCACTACAGTCTGAATATGGTGAAGAGGCGAATGTCGAAGACGCACAGACTGAAGAGAATAAGGATGATGTCGCAGGAGACGCAATGATAAAG GCAAAAAAAGCAAAATCCACAAAGTCCTCAAAGTCTTCCAAGGTGGAAAAAGGTGGAGACAAAAAGCCAAGTAAAGCAAAAACTAAGAAAGCCAAGTGA